The following are encoded in a window of Spea bombifrons isolate aSpeBom1 chromosome 2, aSpeBom1.2.pri, whole genome shotgun sequence genomic DNA:
- the LACC1 gene encoding purine nucleoside phosphorylase LACC1 isoform X1 has protein sequence MMEEMSREEAVLIDLFDPGCPLHNQRNEEALNCALNTLEKCYGTNAPFTYLMLHQDSRCVNGTQDISFVATIQHLKVLKNGLQIVRNSSMAAILYSIKQDIDRLNINKILVLLPQQRKKQMGMFLNLLFTEIYKFRIETFEVHYETDYVKHLNGVSQVALEDYEKYTRRSIQEHLESLAPLKGKLEILKSYLIPEDIFLHGYTTRSGGISYIPTLSALNLFSSSRRRDPKMVVAENFRRLGEVAGFSPKNYVPVKVDHANNVWIMGKPQPDCYDGIVTNQRGVVIAAPGADCIPLLFCDPVTKACGAAHSGWKGTLLGVAMATVNAMMSEYGSHVKDILVVLGPSVGPCCFTLSQQEAKAFHAIDPQCVRQLDSPNPYIDIRRATRILLERGGILPEHIQDESVADKNQNLTLCTSCHPDKFFSHVRDGTNFGTQIGFISIKE, from the exons atgatggaaGAAATGAGTAGAGAAGAAGCAGTTCTTATCGACCTGTTTGATCCAGGATGCCCTTTGCACAACCAAAGAAATGAAGAAGCTTTGAACTGTGCCCTAAACACTCTTGAAAAATGTTACGGCACAAATGCTCCATTTACATACTTAATGCTCCATCAAGATTCCAGGTGCGTAAACGGGACTCAAGACATATCATTTGTTGCAACAATCCAGCATTTAAAAGTCTTAAAAAATGGGCTTCAAATAGTACGGAATTCAAGCATGGCAGCAATTCTTTATTCAATCAAACAAGACATTGATAGGCTGaacattaataaaatacttGTCTTATTGCCACAGCAAAGAAAGAAGCAAATGGGTATGTTTTTAAATCTTCTGTTTACTGAGATCTATAAATTCAGAATTGAGACATTTGAAGTACACTATGAAACAGACtatgtgaaacatttaaatggtgTATCACAAGTAGCCTTGGAGGATTATGAAAAATACACAAGGAGAAGCATCCAGGAGCATCTAGAAAGTCTGGCGCCTCTGAAAGGAAAGCTTGAAATCCTTAAATCATATCTTATCCCAG AGGACATCTTTCTGCATGGCTATACAACAAGATCAGGAGGCATATCCTACATACCCACCCTCAGTGCACTAAATCTCTTCAGCAGTTCCAGAAGGAGAGATCCAAAGATGGTTGTTGCAGAAAATTTCCGACGGTTAGGTGAAGTTGCCGGATTCAGTCCAAAGAATTATGTCCCTGTGAAG GTGGATCATGCCAATAATGTTTGGATCATGGGAAAACCTCAACCGGACTGCTATGATGGGATAGTAACCAATCAGAGGGGTGTCGTAATAGCAGCTCCTGGCGCTGACTGTATACCTCTTCTATTCTGTGATCCAGTAACCAAGGCATGTGGAGCTGCCCATTCAG gTTGGAAAGGTACCCTACTAGGAGTTGCAATGGCCACAGTAAATGCTATGATGTCAGAGTATGGGTCCCATGTGAAGGACATACTCGTGGTACTTGGACCTTCTGTGGGACCTTGCTGCTTTACGCTCTCACAGCAAGAAGCCAAAGCATTTCATGCAATCGACCCTCAGTGTGTTAGGCAGCTTGACTCACCCAACCCCTACATTGACATACGCAGAGCTACTAG AATTCTTCTAGAACGTGGAGGTATTCTGCCAGAACATATCCAGGATGAGTCGGTCGCTGACAAGAATCAGAACCTTACCCTCTGTACCTCCTGCCACCCAGACAAATTTTTTTCCCACGTTCGAGATGGCACAAATTTCGGCACTCAAATTGGCTTCATATCAATTAAAGAATAA
- the CCDC122 gene encoding coiled-coil domain-containing protein 122 produces the protein MADNTPSLTEVVNQVAQQQQTQASEIEKSRDVLREFQTKLYELEAELKSVLWDTKAVEKQMCYEEDTMENIMHLCGILESQNYSICAENIKLKLALETQREDFEAIVSRNTDYRKRIANKIKHFDEEENKLPVMIELIKKRNEIRILKQKKEQMMGSLHNPESTAIKQVQEEIECLRERINNLKQSIAAKHEAYEKEREIHAALRKEIEVHKKRYDAILKRLHCQLNKAQLKRRQYQWDIERMEKIAADLRERALV, from the exons ATGGCAGATAATACACCTTCACTAACTGAGGTGGTAAATCAAGTGGCACAGCAACAGCAGACACAAGCTTCAGAAATAGAGAAAAGCAGGGACGTGTTAAGAGAGTTCCAA ACAAAACTGTATGAGCTTGAAGCAGAGCTGAAGTCTGTTTTATGGGATACAAAGGCAGttgaaaaacaaatgtgttatGAAGAAGACACAATGGAAAATATAATGCATCTCTGCGGAATCTTAGAGAGCCAAAACTACTCAATTTGTGCTGAGAATATTAAGCTTAAACTCGCTCTGGAAACCCAGAGAGAAGATTTTGAAGCCATTGTATCAAGAAATACTGACTATCGCAAAAGAATTGCTAATAAGATCAAACACTTTGATGAAGAGGAAAACAAATTGCCAGTCATGATTGAGCTTATTAAAAAGAGAAATGAAATCAGAATTCTGAAGCAGAAGAAGGAGCAAATGATGGGCAGTCTGCATAATCCAGAAAGTACTGCAATCAAACAAGTGCAG GAGGAAATTGAATGTTTAAGGGAAAGAATCAACAATTTAAAACAATCAATTGCCGCAAAACATGAAGCTTATGAGAAGGAAAGGGAAATCCATGCTGCCCTCAGGAAAGAAATAGAG GTGCACAAGAAGAGATATGACGCCATCTTGAAACGTCTGCATTGTCAGCTGAACAAAGCACAGCTAAAGAGAAGACAATATCAGTGGGACATTGAGCGCATGGAGAAGATTGCCGCGGATCTGCGAGAGAGGGCCTTGGTATGA
- the LACC1 gene encoding purine nucleoside phosphorylase LACC1 isoform X2: protein MSREEAVLIDLFDPGCPLHNQRNEEALNCALNTLEKCYGTNAPFTYLMLHQDSRCVNGTQDISFVATIQHLKVLKNGLQIVRNSSMAAILYSIKQDIDRLNINKILVLLPQQRKKQMGMFLNLLFTEIYKFRIETFEVHYETDYVKHLNGVSQVALEDYEKYTRRSIQEHLESLAPLKGKLEILKSYLIPEDIFLHGYTTRSGGISYIPTLSALNLFSSSRRRDPKMVVAENFRRLGEVAGFSPKNYVPVKVDHANNVWIMGKPQPDCYDGIVTNQRGVVIAAPGADCIPLLFCDPVTKACGAAHSGWKGTLLGVAMATVNAMMSEYGSHVKDILVVLGPSVGPCCFTLSQQEAKAFHAIDPQCVRQLDSPNPYIDIRRATRILLERGGILPEHIQDESVADKNQNLTLCTSCHPDKFFSHVRDGTNFGTQIGFISIKE, encoded by the exons ATGAGTAGAGAAGAAGCAGTTCTTATCGACCTGTTTGATCCAGGATGCCCTTTGCACAACCAAAGAAATGAAGAAGCTTTGAACTGTGCCCTAAACACTCTTGAAAAATGTTACGGCACAAATGCTCCATTTACATACTTAATGCTCCATCAAGATTCCAGGTGCGTAAACGGGACTCAAGACATATCATTTGTTGCAACAATCCAGCATTTAAAAGTCTTAAAAAATGGGCTTCAAATAGTACGGAATTCAAGCATGGCAGCAATTCTTTATTCAATCAAACAAGACATTGATAGGCTGaacattaataaaatacttGTCTTATTGCCACAGCAAAGAAAGAAGCAAATGGGTATGTTTTTAAATCTTCTGTTTACTGAGATCTATAAATTCAGAATTGAGACATTTGAAGTACACTATGAAACAGACtatgtgaaacatttaaatggtgTATCACAAGTAGCCTTGGAGGATTATGAAAAATACACAAGGAGAAGCATCCAGGAGCATCTAGAAAGTCTGGCGCCTCTGAAAGGAAAGCTTGAAATCCTTAAATCATATCTTATCCCAG AGGACATCTTTCTGCATGGCTATACAACAAGATCAGGAGGCATATCCTACATACCCACCCTCAGTGCACTAAATCTCTTCAGCAGTTCCAGAAGGAGAGATCCAAAGATGGTTGTTGCAGAAAATTTCCGACGGTTAGGTGAAGTTGCCGGATTCAGTCCAAAGAATTATGTCCCTGTGAAG GTGGATCATGCCAATAATGTTTGGATCATGGGAAAACCTCAACCGGACTGCTATGATGGGATAGTAACCAATCAGAGGGGTGTCGTAATAGCAGCTCCTGGCGCTGACTGTATACCTCTTCTATTCTGTGATCCAGTAACCAAGGCATGTGGAGCTGCCCATTCAG gTTGGAAAGGTACCCTACTAGGAGTTGCAATGGCCACAGTAAATGCTATGATGTCAGAGTATGGGTCCCATGTGAAGGACATACTCGTGGTACTTGGACCTTCTGTGGGACCTTGCTGCTTTACGCTCTCACAGCAAGAAGCCAAAGCATTTCATGCAATCGACCCTCAGTGTGTTAGGCAGCTTGACTCACCCAACCCCTACATTGACATACGCAGAGCTACTAG AATTCTTCTAGAACGTGGAGGTATTCTGCCAGAACATATCCAGGATGAGTCGGTCGCTGACAAGAATCAGAACCTTACCCTCTGTACCTCCTGCCACCCAGACAAATTTTTTTCCCACGTTCGAGATGGCACAAATTTCGGCACTCAAATTGGCTTCATATCAATTAAAGAATAA